A stretch of the Oscillospiraceae bacterium genome encodes the following:
- a CDS encoding GlsB/YeaQ/YmgE family stress response membrane protein, whose translation MGIIGWIIIGALAGWIASMITKNNRKMGAWANIIVGIIGGFIGGLVMNLVGGKGITGFNVWSLLVATGGAVILLLIVNLIRRKT comes from the coding sequence GTGGGCATTATCGGATGGATTATCATCGGTGCGCTGGCAGGTTGGATTGCGAGTATGATCACGAAAAACAACCGAAAAATGGGTGCTTGGGCAAATATCATCGTCGGTATCATCGGCGGTTTTATCGGCGGTCTTGTCATGAACCTGGTCGGCGGAAAAGGCATCACGGGCTTCAATGTTTGGAGCTTGTTGGTGGCGACAGGCGGCGCGGTTATTTTACTTCTGATCGTAAACCTCATCAGGCGCAAAACGTAA
- a CDS encoding M20/M25/M40 family metallo-hydrolase → MIQKDRLLTLFGQLVSIDSPSFYERDAADFVKAKLSELNIAVQEDNAGVKSNGNCGNLYACIEGTLKLPPLLFCAHLDTVEPSHGKKAVSGKNGIITSDGTTILGADDFAGVAAICEALFALKEAGIPHRPLELLFTVSEEKYSVGVKLFDFSKIKSREAYVFDLSGPVGDAAYEAPTILSFKAKFIGRAAHAGFVPQEGIHAIKAAAEAISKIRCGKYDGMTVNIGTISGGTATNIIPDSCVITGEIRSNSDENAHQKLDEISKTIRDAVVMAGAAVELESTVHITAFKTELSHSAVKRFENACRQLHLQSNLCSTFGGSDLNTLTLHGINGIVLATAMNNCHSCAEYTSERELLRITELAFSLMTAKD, encoded by the coding sequence ATGATTCAAAAAGACCGCCTGCTTACCCTGTTCGGGCAGCTTGTCTCAATCGACAGTCCCTCGTTTTATGAACGGGATGCGGCAGATTTTGTCAAGGCCAAACTGAGCGAGCTCAACATTGCGGTTCAGGAGGATAACGCCGGGGTAAAGTCAAACGGGAACTGCGGAAATTTGTATGCCTGCATCGAAGGGACGTTAAAACTCCCGCCGTTATTATTTTGCGCTCATCTCGACACAGTCGAGCCTTCGCACGGAAAAAAGGCAGTGAGCGGTAAAAACGGTATCATTACTTCGGACGGGACTACCATTCTCGGCGCCGACGATTTTGCCGGAGTCGCCGCAATTTGCGAAGCGCTTTTTGCGCTCAAAGAAGCCGGGATACCGCATCGCCCGCTCGAGCTGCTGTTCACGGTTTCGGAGGAAAAATACAGCGTCGGCGTAAAATTGTTCGACTTTTCAAAAATCAAGAGTCGGGAGGCCTATGTTTTCGACCTCTCGGGTCCGGTCGGCGATGCGGCTTACGAAGCTCCGACGATCTTGTCGTTCAAAGCGAAATTTATCGGGCGTGCCGCTCACGCGGGATTTGTACCCCAAGAGGGCATTCATGCGATTAAAGCGGCGGCAGAGGCGATTTCAAAGATTCGATGCGGCAAGTACGACGGAATGACCGTGAATATCGGAACAATTTCCGGTGGAACGGCAACGAATATCATACCCGACAGCTGCGTGATCACGGGAGAAATTCGAAGCAATTCGGACGAAAATGCTCATCAAAAATTGGATGAAATCTCAAAGACAATCCGGGATGCTGTTGTGATGGCCGGCGCGGCGGTCGAATTGGAAAGTACCGTACATATCACTGCTTTTAAAACTGAGCTTTCGCATTCCGCTGTCAAAAGGTTCGAAAACGCCTGCAGACAGTTGCATCTCCAATCGAATTTATGCTCTACTTTTGGCGGAAGCGACCTCAACACGCTCACTTTACACGGAATAAACGGCATCGTGCTTGCAACCGCGATGAACAACTGCCATTCCTGTGCCGAATACACCAGCGAGCGGGAACTCTTGCGGATTACAGAACTCGCTTTCTCCTTAATGACGGCAAAGGATTGA
- a CDS encoding response regulator transcription factor: MVYHILIVEDQPEISGMVAKYLEIEGYRVLIANDGFKALELFNKNEIHLALLDIMMPGIDGFDVLNEIRKISDIPVIMLTARTEEIDRLKGFDTGADDYVVKPFSVKEIVKRVNALMKRTYHNTDEIVFRCDSLRLHIKSMKLYQGEKEIPITAAEFELLRVLFKNKGQVLTREQLINAAFGFEYEGYDRNIDSAIKRLRQKIEDDPANPKILRTKYGAGYVLGGA, translated from the coding sequence ATGGTTTATCATATCCTAATTGTTGAAGATCAGCCCGAAATCAGCGGCATGGTCGCAAAATACCTTGAAATCGAGGGATATCGCGTACTTATCGCAAATGACGGATTTAAGGCGCTTGAACTCTTTAATAAGAATGAAATTCATCTTGCGCTGTTGGACATTATGATGCCCGGCATCGACGGTTTCGACGTACTTAATGAAATTCGTAAAATATCCGATATACCTGTGATCATGCTGACAGCCAGAACCGAGGAGATCGACCGGCTGAAGGGTTTTGACACGGGCGCGGACGACTATGTCGTCAAACCTTTCAGCGTCAAAGAGATCGTGAAACGAGTCAATGCGCTGATGAAGCGCACCTACCATAACACCGATGAAATCGTATTCAGATGCGATTCGCTGAGATTACACATAAAAAGCATGAAACTTTATCAGGGTGAGAAAGAGATTCCGATCACGGCGGCGGAATTTGAACTGCTTCGAGTGCTTTTTAAGAACAAAGGACAGGTGCTAACTCGCGAACAGCTAATTAACGCGGCGTTCGGATTCGAATATGAGGGTTATGACCGGAATATCGACAGTGCGATCAAGCGGCTCAGGCAGAAAATCGAGGACGATCCCGCGAACCCGAAAATTTTGCGTACCAAGTACGGCGCGGGTTATGTGTTGGGAGGTGCGTAA
- a CDS encoding helix-turn-helix transcriptional regulator has translation MKEINISTVIAAKRHERNITQDELAEYMSVSKASVSKWETGQSYPDITFLPRLAAYFNISIDELIGYLPQMTAEDIKKNYNRLAHDFSSKPFEEVYAECRELVKKYYACFPLVFEIAALLLNHHPLAKEPEKQQEILNEIIRLCEHIKTDGDDLWLSKQANSMQAICYLTLQKPLEVLELLEGSTKPVMSTEVILSGAYQMKGDSKKAATVMQVGVYQYLGILLSLAPSYLSLYMKDGRFDPLLARFLKVAEVFDFDRLRPDLLAPIYYVAALTYATNQNAEKTLEMLAGYERVCTSASFAVELHGDQYFDLLDDWLEENELNKSVPRDIKLIRQDVINIIKNNPAFTFLAQNPVYQNILNHLEGALFMKGWSSYGKID, from the coding sequence TTGAAAGAGATCAACATTTCGACGGTGATTGCCGCAAAGCGGCACGAAAGAAACATTACGCAAGATGAGCTCGCCGAATACATGAGCGTCTCAAAGGCCTCGGTCTCCAAGTGGGAGACCGGACAGAGTTATCCCGACATCACGTTTCTGCCGCGCCTTGCCGCCTATTTCAACATCAGCATCGACGAGCTGATCGGCTACCTGCCCCAGATGACCGCCGAGGATATTAAAAAAAACTATAACCGCCTTGCACATGATTTCAGCAGTAAACCCTTTGAGGAGGTTTACGCAGAGTGCAGGGAACTCGTAAAAAAGTATTACGCCTGCTTCCCGTTGGTCTTTGAGATTGCGGCGCTGTTATTGAACCACCATCCGCTGGCGAAAGAACCCGAAAAGCAGCAGGAGATTTTGAATGAGATCATCAGGTTATGCGAACATATCAAGACCGACGGAGACGACCTCTGGCTCTCAAAACAAGCCAACTCGATGCAGGCGATTTGTTATCTGACCCTGCAAAAACCGCTCGAAGTTCTTGAACTTTTGGAGGGCTCCACCAAGCCCGTGATGAGCACCGAAGTCATTCTCTCGGGCGCTTATCAGATGAAGGGCGATTCCAAAAAAGCCGCGACAGTCATGCAGGTAGGCGTCTACCAGTATCTCGGCATCCTCCTTAGTCTTGCCCCGTCCTATCTGTCACTGTATATGAAAGACGGGCGGTTTGACCCTCTGTTAGCCCGTTTTCTCAAAGTCGCCGAGGTGTTTGATTTCGATCGGCTCCGGCCCGATCTGCTTGCCCCGATTTACTATGTGGCCGCGCTGACTTATGCAACAAATCAAAACGCGGAAAAGACGCTTGAAATGTTAGCCGGTTACGAACGAGTCTGCACCTCTGCGAGCTTTGCGGTGGAATTGCACGGCGACCAATACTTTGACCTGCTCGACGATTGGCTGGAGGAAAACGAGCTCAACAAAAGCGTCCCCCGCGATATCAAGTTAATTCGACAGGATGTTATAAACATCATCAAAAATAACCCCGCGTTTACTTTTTTGGCGCAAAACCCCGTTTATCAAAATATCCTCAATCATCTCGAGGGAGCGCTATTTATGAAAGGATGGTCATCTTATGGAAAAATTGATTGA
- a CDS encoding ABC transporter permease, producing the protein MYTAFLKKELMESSRTHKLLILLIVFLLFGIMSPVTAKILPDIMSSVMPEGMSITLPTPSALDSWGQFFKNVSQMGLIVVVLVFGGIMSGEFSKGTLVNMLTKGLSRPVVILSKFTSATLIWTACYALCFGITYGYTAYFWSMDNVKNLFLSAAGLWVYGVLLITELILGGILFKGNYGGLLFTFCLIAVTLLMSIIPTWNKYNPISCANLNTGLISGQVLPTDFYPAMIVAGGLTVSFIFLSILMFDKKQI; encoded by the coding sequence ATGTATACAGCATTTTTAAAGAAAGAACTCATGGAAAGTTCACGGACGCATAAGCTGTTAATTCTGCTGATTGTGTTTCTGCTGTTCGGAATCATGAGCCCCGTCACAGCTAAAATTCTGCCGGATATCATGAGCTCGGTGATGCCTGAGGGCATGAGCATCACGCTTCCGACGCCCTCGGCGCTGGACTCCTGGGGACAATTTTTCAAAAACGTCTCCCAAATGGGGCTGATCGTCGTCGTGCTCGTGTTCGGCGGCATCATGTCCGGTGAATTCAGCAAAGGCACCCTGGTCAATATGCTGACAAAAGGGCTTTCGAGGCCCGTTGTGATCCTGTCCAAATTCACCTCCGCAACGTTGATTTGGACAGCATGTTATGCTCTTTGCTTTGGTATCACTTATGGTTATACAGCGTATTTCTGGAGCATGGATAATGTTAAGAACCTGTTTCTTTCGGCGGCAGGTCTCTGGGTATACGGCGTGCTGTTGATCACGGAATTGATTTTGGGCGGTATTTTATTCAAGGGAAACTACGGCGGATTGCTGTTTACCTTCTGCCTTATCGCAGTTACCTTGCTCATGAGTATCATACCGACCTGGAATAAGTATAACCCCATCAGCTGCGCCAATCTGAACACGGGTTTAATCTCCGGGCAGGTTTTACCGACAGATTTTTATCCTGCAATGATCGTCGCCGGTGGCCTCACAGTGTCTTTTATCTTTCTTTCAATCCTCATGTTCGACAAAAAGCAAATCTGA
- a CDS encoding FKBP-type peptidyl-prolyl cis-trans isomerase, with product MKQTKRILALLLALSMIVFAGCGSKTIGTSSKPFANSDGIKENGFWEGIKARKYVKLCDYSSITIPSETRAITGKAVQSEIDDILSDYAVENKATDRAVADGDSVNIDYVGSVDGVEFDGGSTKGTGTDVVIGKTNYIDDFLQQLIGHKPGESFDVNVTFPEDYGVENLNGKDAVFAVTINYITESSVPELTDAFVSEQLSVSHGWKTVAEMKADILNDLQEAAITKYIQDYIIGNSTIKSLPKAILEYQQNSMMLYYQNYANQYGMEFDEFLKTYAGYATKEELLEKNLEDNTKSANYSLVMQAIAEDAGISVTADDVAPYFLKYFNTDDYSEYETNFGMPYLMQVVLYQKVLDFLKSNAVSA from the coding sequence ATGAAACAGACGAAACGAATCCTTGCACTCCTGCTGGCTTTATCAATGATTGTCTTTGCCGGATGCGGTTCGAAAACCATCGGAACCAGTTCGAAACCCTTCGCGAACAGTGACGGCATTAAAGAAAACGGATTTTGGGAAGGAATAAAAGCGCGCAAATATGTAAAATTGTGCGATTATTCGTCGATTACCATCCCGAGTGAAACCCGTGCGATTACCGGTAAGGCCGTTCAGTCAGAGATCGACGATATCCTCTCGGATTATGCCGTCGAAAATAAAGCGACAGACCGCGCTGTCGCGGACGGCGATTCCGTCAATATCGACTATGTCGGGAGCGTGGACGGCGTTGAATTTGACGGCGGAAGCACGAAAGGCACCGGAACGGACGTCGTCATCGGGAAGACAAATTACATCGACGATTTCCTGCAGCAGCTCATTGGGCACAAACCCGGTGAATCGTTTGACGTAAATGTGACATTTCCCGAAGATTACGGGGTTGAAAACCTCAACGGAAAAGACGCGGTTTTTGCCGTTACAATCAACTATATCACAGAGAGCTCCGTCCCGGAACTGACCGATGCGTTTGTCTCGGAACAATTGTCAGTTTCGCACGGATGGAAGACCGTGGCGGAAATGAAGGCGGATATATTAAACGATCTTCAGGAGGCTGCAATCACAAAATATATTCAGGATTACATTATCGGGAATTCCACAATAAAATCGCTTCCAAAGGCGATTTTAGAATATCAACAAAATTCAATGATGCTCTATTATCAAAATTATGCCAATCAATACGGGATGGAATTTGATGAGTTTCTGAAAACCTATGCGGGATATGCCACGAAAGAAGAATTACTTGAGAAAAATCTGGAAGACAATACGAAAAGCGCAAACTACAGCCTGGTGATGCAGGCCATTGCGGAAGATGCCGGCATCTCGGTAACCGCGGACGATGTCGCTCCTTATTTCCTTAAATATTTTAATACGGACGACTATTCCGAATATGAGACAAATTTCGGAATGCCTTATTTGATGCAGGTGGTATTGTATCAGAAAGTATTGGATTTTCTCAAGAGCAACGCGGTTTCGGCATAA
- a CDS encoding ABC transporter ATP-binding protein — MNILTLEHVSKSFGDNKVIDDISFEVPEKSIFGFIGQNGAGKTTTMKMILGLLKTDSGTIRVNGESVRYGQTRTNRFIGYLPDVPEFYGYMKPIEYLTLCGEITGLDHKTLKSRCEELIHLVGLEKANKRIGGFSRGMKQRLGIAQALINEPKLLICDEPTSALDPIGRKELLDILEQVTGKTTVLFSTHILSDVERICDRIALLNNGKLALCGTIADIKKQHREDGLLIEFSSPDDLKVFLSAIDTPDYLNKTETNGTTVILRAANAARAQKDTIDILSQKGLRPIKFELLEPSIETLFLEAV, encoded by the coding sequence ATGAATATCTTAACGCTTGAACATGTCTCAAAGAGCTTCGGCGACAATAAGGTCATCGATGATATCTCTTTTGAGGTGCCCGAAAAATCCATCTTCGGCTTTATCGGCCAAAACGGCGCGGGCAAAACCACGACGATGAAGATGATTCTGGGGTTACTAAAGACGGACAGCGGAACCATCCGCGTCAACGGCGAGTCTGTCCGGTACGGTCAGACCAGGACCAACCGTTTTATCGGCTATCTGCCCGACGTGCCCGAGTTCTACGGCTACATGAAACCCATCGAATATTTGACGCTCTGCGGCGAAATCACGGGGTTGGATCACAAAACTCTGAAAAGCCGCTGCGAGGAATTGATCCATTTGGTCGGGCTTGAAAAGGCCAACAAGCGAATCGGCGGCTTTTCGAGAGGTATGAAACAGCGTCTCGGCATCGCGCAGGCATTGATCAACGAGCCGAAACTGCTCATCTGTGACGAGCCGACCTCGGCGCTCGATCCCATCGGCCGAAAAGAATTACTCGATATTTTGGAGCAGGTCACAGGCAAAACCACCGTGCTGTTTTCAACCCACATCCTCTCGGACGTGGAGCGCATTTGCGACCGCATCGCCCTGCTTAACAACGGTAAATTGGCGCTCTGCGGCACCATCGCTGATATTAAAAAGCAGCACCGCGAAGACGGCCTTTTAATCGAATTCAGTTCACCGGATGACCTGAAAGTTTTCCTCTCGGCGATCGATACGCCGGACTATCTGAACAAAACCGAGACAAACGGCACAACGGTGATTTTAAGGGCCGCAAACGCCGCCCGCGCGCAAAAGGACACCATCGACATCCTTTCACAAAAAGGGCTGCGTCCTATTAAATTCGAACTTCTCGAGCCGAGCATCGAGACCTTGTTTTTGGAGGCGGTTTAA
- a CDS encoding PLD nuclease N-terminal domain-containing protein encodes MEKLIEYLPFLIPILIAELSLTVAALVHVLKHPHYRFGSKVFWIIMCFVQIIGPIVYFVFGKGEEG; translated from the coding sequence ATGGAAAAATTGATTGAGTATCTCCCGTTTTTAATCCCGATCCTCATTGCGGAATTGTCGCTGACAGTTGCGGCGCTGGTACATGTTCTCAAACACCCTCATTACCGGTTCGGCAGCAAGGTCTTTTGGATCATCATGTGCTTTGTCCAGATCATCGGCCCCATTGTCTACTTTGTTTTCGGTAAAGGTGAGGAAGGTTGA
- a CDS encoding xanthine dehydrogenase family protein molybdopterin-binding subunit, translating into MNMAVGESIRRKDAWDKVTGKAKYTDDLPTTGLLEARLFMSTCAHAKIDHIDLSAALEVNGVKTILIGKDCPLLFGPLTEDRPALARGVVRYAGEPIAMVIAQDKPAAEQAVRLIQVNYQPLPIVLTPTQALAQGAPLLHDNDSYRKTLTDIYPEPGTNIASRYRMRKGNVEEAFKGCTSVVEQRFYLPPSGHLAMEVRTARAEISADGEVLITTSSQAPYSVRKQLSETFLIESGKIRVHVPFIGGGFGGKAPVMLEILAFLASRSVGGKPVRLSIPREQDMASAPCRMGLEADIKIGADKDGLIQAAELTYRLDCGAYTDTSPYMAKAIAMDCTGPYRVDNLWCDSLCVYTNHTYVTSFRGFSHESYTFCIERTLDLLAKKYALDPFEFRLRNAIGPDCLTPSQVLCTNDLTGNLTKCLYDIRSLSNWNGGRPVTIKENTVRAKGISCFWKTENPPTDAISGALITFNPDGSLNLHTGVVEMGSNSQTHLAQMLAEKLKMSPDQVHIVYSVDTRAAPEHWKSVASLTEFMAGHAVMRAADDLVNQLRSNGSSVLNCPPEEIEVENGRVFSKKNPEQFIAFKDIVQGYKSDSGQSLGEPAIGRGGYILKGLCTLDPLTGKGKTGPEWTVGAQVVEVEADLSTLTYRIINASTVIDVGKVINPESMRAVIAGGMSMGISLSSREVFFYDQNGVPKLPNLRTYKLLHIGQEPDYRVGFVETPESYSPYGVRSFAEHGILGIPAALGNALSAAFGRQLVTLPLTPENVWRTPEGD; encoded by the coding sequence TTGAATATGGCTGTCGGAGAGAGCATTCGGCGAAAGGATGCTTGGGATAAAGTTACGGGAAAGGCGAAATATACCGACGATCTGCCGACAACCGGCTTGCTCGAAGCACGACTCTTCATGAGCACTTGCGCACACGCCAAAATCGACCATATCGATCTTTCTGCGGCGCTTGAGGTGAATGGAGTCAAAACGATTTTGATCGGAAAAGATTGTCCGCTGCTGTTCGGACCGTTGACCGAAGACCGCCCCGCTCTCGCGCGCGGTGTCGTTCGGTATGCGGGTGAGCCGATCGCGATGGTCATCGCGCAGGACAAGCCCGCCGCAGAACAGGCCGTGCGTCTGATTCAAGTGAATTATCAGCCGCTTCCGATTGTGCTGACACCGACGCAGGCACTTGCTCAGGGTGCACCGCTGCTTCATGATAACGACAGTTACAGGAAAACGCTGACCGATATCTACCCCGAACCCGGAACCAATATCGCAAGCCGCTACCGCATGCGCAAAGGAAACGTTGAAGAGGCGTTCAAAGGTTGTACATCCGTTGTCGAACAGCGTTTTTATCTGCCGCCCTCCGGCCATCTCGCGATGGAGGTACGCACAGCACGTGCCGAGATCTCCGCAGACGGCGAGGTTTTGATTACCACTTCCTCACAGGCGCCATACAGCGTCCGCAAGCAACTATCCGAAACCTTTTTAATCGAATCCGGAAAAATCCGGGTCCATGTGCCGTTCATCGGCGGCGGATTCGGCGGTAAAGCACCGGTCATGCTCGAAATTTTAGCTTTCCTTGCTTCACGCAGCGTCGGAGGAAAGCCGGTGCGTCTCTCGATTCCGAGAGAGCAGGATATGGCTTCTGCTCCCTGCCGTATGGGACTTGAAGCGGATATCAAAATCGGAGCAGATAAGGATGGACTGATTCAAGCCGCAGAGCTGACTTACCGGCTCGACTGCGGTGCCTATACCGACACCTCCCCCTATATGGCAAAAGCCATCGCAATGGACTGCACAGGCCCTTATCGAGTCGACAACCTTTGGTGTGATTCACTGTGCGTCTATACCAACCACACCTATGTGACCTCTTTCCGTGGTTTTTCACATGAGTCCTATACTTTTTGTATTGAGCGGACACTCGATCTTTTAGCAAAAAAATACGCACTCGATCCGTTTGAATTCCGTTTAAGAAACGCCATCGGCCCCGACTGCCTGACTCCTTCGCAGGTTTTATGCACAAACGATCTCACCGGCAATCTGACCAAATGCCTCTATGACATCCGCTCGTTGTCGAATTGGAACGGCGGCAGACCGGTGACCATCAAAGAAAACACTGTACGCGCAAAGGGAATCTCTTGTTTTTGGAAAACCGAGAATCCGCCGACCGATGCGATTTCGGGGGCGCTGATCACTTTTAATCCCGACGGCTCGCTCAATCTGCACACCGGCGTCGTCGAGATGGGTTCCAACAGCCAGACCCATCTGGCACAGATGCTGGCGGAAAAACTGAAGATGAGTCCGGATCAGGTGCATATCGTCTACTCCGTCGATACCCGTGCCGCCCCCGAGCACTGGAAATCGGTCGCGAGTTTGACCGAATTCATGGCCGGACATGCCGTGATGCGCGCCGCCGACGACTTGGTCAATCAACTGCGCAGTAACGGCTCGAGTGTTTTGAATTGTCCGCCGGAGGAAATCGAGGTTGAGAACGGCCGCGTCTTCTCCAAAAAGAATCCCGAACAATTCATCGCTTTTAAGGATATCGTGCAGGGTTATAAATCCGATTCCGGGCAGTCCCTCGGGGAGCCGGCCATCGGTCGGGGCGGCTATATACTAAAAGGGCTTTGTACGCTTGACCCGCTGACCGGGAAAGGCAAAACCGGGCCCGAATGGACGGTCGGCGCGCAGGTTGTCGAAGTTGAAGCGGATCTTTCCACATTGACTTATCGGATCATCAACGCCTCGACCGTGATTGATGTCGGTAAGGTCATCAACCCCGAATCGATGCGCGCTGTGATCGCAGGGGGGATGTCGATGGGTATCAGTTTATCGAGCCGTGAGGTTTTCTTCTATGACCAAAACGGTGTCCCGAAACTGCCGAACCTGCGGACTTATAAACTGCTGCATATCGGGCAAGAGCCCGATTACCGCGTCGGATTTGTCGAGACGCCGGAGAGCTATTCGCCCTACGGCGTGCGCAGTTTCGCCGAGCATGGGATTCTCGGAATTCCCGCAGCTCTCGGAAACGCTCTATCCGCCGCGTTCGGGCGGCAATTGGTCACCCTTCCGCTCACACCCGAGAACGTTTGGCGAACGCCGGAAGGAGATTAA
- a CDS encoding DUF2680 domain-containing protein, giving the protein MFNSKMKKILAAGAAVLALSALSITAFAASAYKSPAEAVAALTGKTVESVVDQRQETGDTYCTIASEGGVLDEYKASVLQMKKDTLNARVAAGTLTQERADEIIAAIEKNMADCDGTCDGNGGAMMGRGFGAGNGNCAGNESGTCTGNGTGNGTCTGNGNTDGTCTGNGFGGGRGGQCGMRGQNGSCLTANNNG; this is encoded by the coding sequence ATGTTCAATTCTAAGATGAAAAAGATTCTTGCAGCCGGCGCTGCGGTTCTCGCATTATCGGCATTGTCCATTACCGCTTTTGCGGCATCCGCTTATAAAAGCCCCGCGGAAGCCGTTGCCGCGCTGACCGGAAAAACGGTTGAAAGCGTCGTCGACCAGCGGCAGGAGACCGGAGACACCTACTGCACGATCGCAAGCGAAGGAGGCGTTTTGGATGAATACAAAGCATCTGTGCTTCAAATGAAAAAAGATACTTTGAATGCGCGGGTCGCCGCAGGCACATTGACGCAAGAGAGAGCTGATGAGATTATAGCGGCCATTGAAAAAAATATGGCCGACTGTGATGGAACCTGTGACGGTAACGGCGGCGCAATGATGGGCCGGGGCTTCGGCGCTGGCAACGGCAACTGCGCAGGCAATGAGAGCGGGACCTGCACGGGTAACGGTACCGGGAACGGAACCTGCACGGGCAACGGCAACACTGACGGAACTTGCACAGGCAACGGTTTCGGCGGCGGGCGCGGCGGTCAGTGCGGAATGCGCGGGCAGAACGGTTCCTGCCTGACAGCAAACAATAACGGCTGA
- a CDS encoding HAMP domain-containing sensor histidine kinase, whose translation MTIRRQWLWVLTITAVLAICINSWISSSLINKYFLSYNTANYNNHISQIEQLAASALKDGGITNQQLSVQLESHLDDPIVSIKLYNAAGMLVAEAANMPGNGYGMGNGMGNGMHWNSEEVDTYRIMDGGTVLGVLNVTRYSSLRNSQVAVQFQAALLQNSALSFAIVLAVLIIIGIFVSRRLSRDLTNTASQALSIDMDGDTSFKPSRVREIRVIQSSLDTLRDRLKIKQISRKMTVDELVHQTRTPLTILQTHLEGLEDGITTMSEDEIKVFRSQIDNITSIISNMSILIDADRPVQELHPEEIDLHVLLSQVISGLKVQFDKKKIELQMPNTQKVILKTDPYKLSQCIYNLITNAYKFMASGGIVELSYETADAKVLIHVKDTGVGIAEEDLPHLFDAYFRGHNTSGRKGDGLGLYIVKENLEQMGGSIGVRSKPGEGSEFTITLPL comes from the coding sequence GTGACCATCAGACGGCAGTGGCTATGGGTTCTGACCATCACGGCGGTTTTGGCCATATGCATCAATTCCTGGATTTCATCTTCGCTGATCAATAAATATTTCTTGTCCTACAACACCGCGAATTACAACAATCACATTAGCCAAATCGAACAACTCGCGGCAAGCGCTTTAAAAGACGGAGGCATTACAAATCAACAGCTCTCCGTGCAGCTTGAATCGCATTTGGACGACCCGATTGTCAGCATAAAACTCTATAATGCAGCCGGAATGCTTGTTGCGGAAGCTGCGAACATGCCGGGCAACGGGTATGGGATGGGAAACGGAATGGGCAACGGAATGCACTGGAATTCCGAAGAGGTTGACACCTACCGGATCATGGACGGCGGCACGGTTTTAGGCGTCCTCAACGTCACAAGATACAGTTCACTGAGAAATTCACAGGTCGCAGTACAATTTCAAGCCGCTCTGCTTCAAAACAGCGCTCTCTCTTTCGCAATTGTTCTGGCAGTGCTGATTATTATCGGAATTTTTGTCAGCCGGAGATTGAGCCGGGATTTGACAAACACGGCCTCCCAGGCACTCAGCATCGACATGGACGGAGACACGAGTTTTAAGCCGTCAAGAGTCCGGGAAATCAGAGTGATTCAGTCGAGCCTGGATACGCTCCGCGACCGGTTGAAAATCAAACAGATCAGCAGAAAAATGACTGTGGACGAGCTTGTCCATCAGACCAGAACACCGCTCACGATTTTACAGACCCATCTGGAGGGGCTTGAGGACGGCATTACGACGATGTCGGAAGACGAGATCAAAGTGTTTCGGTCACAGATTGACAACATTACATCTATCATATCAAATATGAGCATTCTGATCGACGCCGACAGACCTGTGCAGGAACTTCACCCCGAAGAAATCGATCTGCATGTGCTGCTCAGCCAAGTTATAAGCGGTTTAAAAGTGCAGTTCGATAAAAAGAAGATTGAGCTTCAAATGCCGAATACTCAGAAAGTTATCTTGAAAACCGATCCGTATAAACTGAGCCAATGTATTTATAATCTGATCACGAACGCCTATAAATTCATGGCTTCCGGCGGGATAGTTGAACTGTCTTATGAGACGGCTGACGCAAAGGTCTTGATACATGTGAAAGACACCGGTGTAGGAATTGCCGAAGAAGATTTGCCGCACCTGTTTGACGCCTATTTCAGAGGACATAACACTTCCGGGCGCAAAGGGGACGGACTAGGGCTATATATCGTGAAAGAGAATCTGGAGCAAATGGGCGGTTCGATCGGCGTCCGGTCAAAGCCGGGAGAAGGCAGCGAATTCACGATCACCCTTCCATTATAA